From Spartinivicinus ruber, the proteins below share one genomic window:
- a CDS encoding LysE family translocator, which yields MSFDNWLLFLSIALVATITPGPAALLVSTHSVCYGPTKTISTIFGNLTGIFLMSLLSVMGLSTIILYSTTGFFIVKMVGATYLIYVGIKLWRNGLGFNSVHSDIQQPKKQIGLKNLYFQGVLVALTNPKAIAFTTALFPQFIQANEPIIYQFGLLVATFMSCSFFCLSSYAMLAVKASNKLRPMKQQEIGKVFGSTFIGAGVVLAMQSNK from the coding sequence TTTTTGTCTATTGCTTTAGTTGCAACTATTACTCCAGGACCTGCTGCATTGTTGGTGTCAACTCATAGTGTTTGTTATGGTCCTACAAAAACCATTAGTACAATTTTTGGTAATCTCACTGGCATTTTCTTGATGTCACTCCTCTCTGTGATGGGGTTAAGCACTATTATTCTTTACTCAACAACTGGCTTTTTTATCGTAAAAATGGTGGGGGCAACTTACTTAATTTACGTTGGAATAAAATTATGGCGTAATGGATTAGGTTTTAACTCAGTGCATAGCGATATACAACAGCCTAAAAAACAAATTGGACTAAAAAATCTTTATTTTCAAGGTGTATTGGTAGCATTAACTAACCCTAAAGCGATTGCTTTTACTACAGCACTATTTCCACAATTTATTCAAGCCAATGAGCCAATTATCTATCAATTTGGGCTGCTTGTAGCTACCTTTATGAGCTGCTCTTTTTTTTGCTTATCTAGTTATGCAATGTTAGCGGTAAAAGCAAGTAATAAGTTAAGGCCGATGAAACAACAAGAAATTGGAAAAGTGTTTGGCTCAACTTTTATTGGTGCTGGTGTTGTTTTGGCAATGCAATCTAATAAATAA